The Halichondria panicea chromosome 14, odHalPani1.1, whole genome shotgun sequence genome contains a region encoding:
- the LOC135348164 gene encoding uncharacterized protein LOC135348164 isoform X2 → MPMRVHMVFGDTSILVPCGDGKLTVAELVEKGVVKFKKFIATKHPEDVVEVRSVRLIESESLVDEDDEVADVLEDKDTVVLDYVYYPHRDGNGNSLNSISDDSAIVGSSSQPYSPGNLDNAAHLPLSDKEYEENREDELLPSKSQEDAGNEEQGTPHHSQEILMPLSGHSQDQDLLSNANWPPLTSSQESPHNKATWRHSNEPTTREIIDNHDSGYSTRSQASYGPESQEASYTADLSPGHTEVTPPSSSSTSTARLASSRSVGGTGSQSNLRGGKSKGHRGSKEDIKNTSPPGSKTSLFKSNEGRYDPRQRTESLPHGNRYHDYPGPTGMDMPPGRFPRANMYSGFSYDGRPYPPHPPFEARVYPPSDFAPYGSWSYDMYHRQQYLMANRRPMEMQQQRDRARTVSTERLDQVGGYPGNRGSYYGNGYRQGIEEEFLSQPNPTFVPPMAGFDPRFPMNGGPSPGVILSQPAMMGGGRSMYGGGGDSLERRGGGARRHGYSIDDDLDNLDEMDEVEGEVHSGKGRGRPSPFQRDTRKSMFRDGSLYSQWMERCYEYDIQGEDELPEYAGNSQRSRSPSPTPPTDHTPHGDDESDEDDEFGNIHIVELHKGVESLGVYLTHYTSPDGRDLGVFIGDMMSNGFAAQSGKLQHQDRILACNGVDFTKEMTNSRVEEVFTQMSKEPLLRMAISRGAQSDLPYMLVPPEVGVVPEGGIKVETEPETPSTPKIVSNSSQPPSLTLTNTRQIGIKHAITLTKTTPTSSLGFGVTSRDVMTDNKSVPIYIKSITSGTPAFIDGRLRIGDRLLEVNRREVTGLARVEVVSLLREPRTEVDIVVSRQETIDEQEADEPRPSDTPPVATTVGKTVLTLDIHLSNTGSAGLGVTVYGRTTLGSGKKTGDMGIYIKSIVPGGAAALDGRLRKNDQLLCVNKEGLLGCSNQQALDKLRTALAKASSVGEGGVANSNVELVVARRMGNPGSSQSPSMAALGEEPEEEEKVEEDKGREVGIDVPIDARPHPAVSMHSLTTQSPVDSRHGDGRMERLLSQTSLDHTDARTKDRGSRGVSGSPLIRHRGQEVAEMVAVKDHSLQPRQPTLKRAEELMGSGEFDRLEPLLPHSPRSSHSAHSSHSAHSTLSPRQPRVRRDLEQSTELRNRPITPQSPVTTTQMHDKLRSWYDDAAASVLPSVDPRVRSTSLDRHRPPPRDYVTPDNRGQRSHNKPEPSAFYPYQRDEMPYRYRAHTSTDLQGVVQRGVTSPSDIELQLSSGQSSREGSIHRSQYPTQYPGPTNQSYGGDNAPTRGSGRKDRNRPERGSGRHQTTAQYSSSSASVSPSISLMMSSSDIIGGSPLTNGYATLPRAGSRLSEQEIPIGQSNADASSTCSLDRLRFSDTESNAAFRRDEPGRISITKKTKKNPRQDFAHMHLNNVEPLVEGEAPVLMRTGSDGCLNESAGVRLLQASLGTMELGPQLGLAKSSSLESLHNVMHHTIKMDVVDDGSDIRNRTTRASFDRAVDRSYDNATPTTADEQQRVSFDHDVSSSVPAVMSYTKNPSSRKGGKKPGFFKKVFTKSKKGKTGGKKERPASISSPASLHKRGSSVDIILDQENFSEAEKELLRTGFTIPIRLGDDSVDDIRIPGDSRYGNSGGSEPQRHSMPIIDDYDSPSSPTNDEDALMSTMAKV, encoded by the exons ATGCCTATGCGAGTACACATGGTATTTGGAGATACCTCCATTCTAGTGCCGTGTGGAGACGGCAAGCTGACAGTTGCAGAGCTAGTGGAAAAGGGTGTTGTCAAATTCAAGAAGTTCATTGCTACCAAG cacCCCGAGGATGTGGTTGAGGTACGCAGTGTGCGACTGATAGAGAGTGAATCACTCGTGGATGAAGATGACGAAGTAGCGGACGTTCTAGAAGATAAAGACACG gtggtcTTGGATTATGTCTACTACCCTCACAGAGACGGCAATGGCAACTCTCTCAACAGTATTTCTGATGACTCAGCAATCGTTGGCTCTTCCTCACAGCCGTACTCTCCCGGTAACCTTGACAATGCCGCCCACCTCCCACTCTCCGACAAAGAGTACGAGGAAAATAGAGAAGACGAACTACTTCCATCAAAGTCACAAGAGGACGCTGGAAATGaag agcaagGGACCCCCCACCACAGTCAGGAGATACTCATGCCCCTCAGTGGTCACTCTCAAGATCAAGACCTCCTCTCCAATGCTAACTGGCCCCCACTAACCAGCTCACAGGAGAGCCCTCACAACAAGGCCACCTGGCGTCACTCAAATGAACCCACCACTCGAGAGATTATTGATAACCATGACTCAGGTTATAGCACCCGATCTCAAGCTAGCTACGGCCCTGAATCACAAGAAGCTTCTTACACGGCTGATCTGTCCCCTGGGCACACGGAAGTGACACCACCAAGTAGCAGTAGCACTTCCACCGCTCGACTGGCTTCATCACGCAGTGTGGGGGGTACTGGTAGCCAATCTAACCTCAGGGGAGGAAAGTCCAAAGGTCATAGAGGCAGCAAAGAAGATATAAAGAACACAAGTCCACCGGGTTCGAAAACATCACTATTCAAATCAAATGAAGGACG ATACGACCCTAGACAACGTACAGAAAGTCTTCCCCATGGAAACCGTTACCATGACTACCCAGGGCCGACAGGAATGGATATGCCTCCAGGACGCTTTCCCAGAGCAA acaTGTACAGTGGGTTCTCATACGATGGCCGACCctacccaccccacccccccttTGAGGCTCGTGTCTACCCACCCTCGGACTTTGCACCCTACGGCAGTTGGTCCTATGACATGTACCATAGACAACAATATCTAATGGCCAACCGTCGACCAATGGAAATGCAGCAACAACGTGACAGGGCACGAACAGTCAGTACAGAGCGGCTAGACCAAGTGGGCGGCTATCCAGGCAACAGGGGCAGTTACTATGGCAACGGTTATCGGCAAGGAATAGAGGAAGAGTTTCTGTCACAACCTAATCCAACGTTTGTACCACCAATGGCCGG GTTTGATCCTCGTTTTCCTATGAATGGTGGACCGTCACCAGGGGTAATCCTCTCCCAGCCGGCCATGATGGGAGGTGGGCGTAGCATGTACGGGGGCGGAGGAGACTCGTTGGAACGCAGAGGGGGTGGGGCCAGGAGGCATGGCTACTCTATAGATGATGACCTTGATAATCTGGACGAGATGGATGAGGTGGAGGGAGAGGTCCACTCTGGCAAG GGTCGTGGTCGACCGAGTCCCTTCCAGCGAGACACACGCAAGAGCATGTTTCGTGATGGCAGTCTCTATTCTCAGTGGATGGAGCGTTGCTATGAGTACGACATTCAG GGTGAAGATGAGTTACCTGAATATGCGGGCAATTCTCAAAGGTCACGGAGTCCATCACCCACCCCTCCTACTGACCATACCCCCCATGGAGACGACGAATCAGATGAGGATGATGAATTTGGCAATATCCACATAGTTGAGCTGCACAAGGGAGTGGAGTCACTGGGAGTCTACCTTACTCACTACACATCACCTGATGGACG ggacctGGGCGTATTCATCGGTGATATGATGAGTAATGGCTTTGCTGCACAGTCTGGTAAACTACAGCATCAAGATCGCATCCTAGCTTGTAATGGAGTAGACTTCACCAAAGAAATGACCAACTCTAGAGTCGAAGAAGTCTTCACACAGATGTCCAAAGAGCCGCTATTAAGAATGGCAATCAGTCGAGGGGCTCAGAGCGATCTACCATATATGCTCGTACCAccggaagtgggtgtggtcccaGAGGGTGGGATCAAAGTGGAGACAGAACCTGAGACACCCAGTACACCAAAAATAG tgtctaactcatcgCAGCCGCCATCCCTCACACTCACCAACACACGTCAGATTGGCATCAAGCACGCCATCACACTCAcaaagaccacacccaccagctCGCTCGGCTTCGGTGTGACATCACGTGATGTCATGACTGACAATAAGAGTGTACCAATCTACATCAAGAGCATCACatcag gCACACCTGCATTCATTGATGGTAGACTCAGGATAGGAGATCGCTTGTTGGAGGTGAACAGACGAGAGGTCACTGGATTAGCACGTGTAGAGGTCGTATCGTTGCTACGGGAACCACGGACCGAGGTTGACATTGTCGTGTCCCGGCAAGAAACTATTGACGAACAAGAAGCCGATGAA CCACGCCCCTCTGACACGCCCCCTGTTGCTACTACGGTGGGTAAGACTGTGCTGACTCTGGATATCCATCTCTCCAACACTGGCTCTGCTGGTCTGGGGGTCACTGTGTATGGACGTACCACACTGGGGTCTGGCAAGAAGACTGGGGACATGGGCATCTATATCAAGAGCATTGTACCAGGAGGAGCAGCCGCCctc gacggACGACTGCGTAAGAACGACCAGCTCCTGTGTGTCAACAAGGAAGGTCTACTCGGCTGCTCTAATCAACAAGCACTGGATAAGCTACGCACTGCCCTGGCTAAGGCCTCTAGTGTCGGTGAAGGAGGCGTGGCTAACAGCAATGTAGAGCTGGTGGTGGCCAGGAGAATGGGCAATCCAGGCAGTTCTCAGTCTCCGTCAATGGCCGCCTTAGGGGAGGAGCCAGAGGAGGAG GAGAAGGTCGAAGAAGACAAAGGTCGAGAGGTCGGCATTGATGTTCCAATTGATGCCCGCCCTCACCCAGCTGTGTCCATGCACTCGTTGACCACACAGAGCCCCGTGGATAGTCGTCATGGCGATGGACGAATGGAGAGACTGCTATCACAGACTTCACTAGACCACACGGATGCTCGGACAAA agatCGTGGCAGTCGTGGTGTATCAGGGTCACCACTCATACGCCACAGAGGTCAAGAGGTCGCGGAGATGGTAGCAGTCAAGGACCACTCGTTGCAACCACGGCAACCAACATTGAAACGAGCAGAAG AATTGATGGGCAGTGGAGAGTTTGATCGTCTTGAGCCACTACTCCCACACTCTCCTCGCTCCTCACACTCTGCCCACTCCTCACactccgcccactccacccTCTCTCCCCGGCAACCTCGCGTGAGACGAGACCTTGAACAATCTACAGAGCTCAGGAATCGACCAATCACACCGCAGTCACCAGTAACAACAACACAgatgcat GACAAGCTGAGGTCATGGTACGATGATGCAGCTGCCTCCGTGTTGCCGAGTGTGGACCCTCGTGTTAGGAGCACCTCCCTCGATAGGCACCGCCCACCACCAAG AGACTACGTCACGCCAGATAacaggggtcaaaggtcacacAATAAGCCAGAGCCGTCAGCTTTCTATCCTTACCAAAGA gaTGAGATGCCCTATAGATATCGTGCCCACACGTCCACTGACCTCCAGGGGGTGGTCCAGAGAGGCGTGACCTCTCCCTCAGATATAGAGCTACAACTGTCatcaggtcaaagttcacgTGAGGGTAGTATTCACCGGAGTCAATACCCCACTCAATACCCGGGCCCAACCAACCAATCATACGGAGGGGACAATGCTCCCACTAGAGGGTCAG gacGCAAGGATCGTAATCGTCCTGAAAGGGGGAGTGGCCGCCACCAAACCACAGCGCAATACTCGAGTAGTTCGGCATCTGTTAGTCCGTCCATAtcactgatgatgtcatcatctGACATCATTGGGGGAAGTCCCCTCACCAACGGCTACGCTACCCTACCAAG AGCTGGATCACGGTTGAGCGAACAAGAGATTCCCATTGGCCAATCAAATGCTGACGCATCATCGACATGCTCGCTTGATCGACTTCGATTCTCCGACACTGAGAGTAATGCTGCATTTCGTAGAGACGAGCCCGGGAGAATATCCATCACCAAGAAGA CCAAGAAGAATCCTCGACAAGACTTTGCTCACATGCACCTGAACAATGTGGAGCCCCTAGTGGAAGGGGAAGCCCCTGTTCTCATGAGGACTGGCTCTGACGGTTGTCTCAACGAGTCAGCAGGCGTCAGATTGCtacag GCGTCCCTGGGCACCATGGAGCTAGGTCCTCAGTTAGGTCTGGCCAAGAGCAGCAGTCTAGAGTCTCTACACAACGTGATGCATCATACCATCAAGATGGACGTGGTCGACGATGGCTCCGACATCAGAAAcag GACCACTCGAGCTAGTTTTGATAGAGCTGTTGATCGCTCCTATGACAatgccacacccactactgCCGATGAACAGCAGAGAG TGTCCTTTGACCATGACGTCAGCTCATCAGTTCCCGCGGTGATGAGCTACACTAAGAACCCGAGTAGTCGCAAAGGAGGCAAGAAGCCAGGCTTCTTCAAGAAGGTGTTCACCAA GAGCAAGAAAGGCAAGACTGGTGGTAAGAAGGAGCGACCAGCTTCCATCTCCTCACCTGCTAGCCTGCACAAGAGAGGCAGCAGCGTGGATATCATTCTGGATCAGGAGAACTTCTCTGAGGCTGAGAAAGAACTGCTCAGAACTGGCTTCACAATCCCCATTCGACTTGGCGACGATTCCGTTGACGATATCCGTATCCCTGGTGACAGTCGCTATGGAAACAGCGGAGGGTCGGAGCCGCAGAGACACAGCATGCCGATAATCGATGACTACGATAGTCCAAGCTCTCCCACCAACGATGAAGATGCGCTAATGTCAACCATGGCTAAAGTTTAA
- the LOC135348164 gene encoding uncharacterized protein LOC135348164 isoform X1: MPMRVHMVFGDTSILVPCGDGKLTVAELVEKGVVKFKKFIATKHPEDVVEVRSVRLIESESLVDEDDEVADVLEDKDTVVLDYVYYPHRDGNGNSLNSISDDSAIVGSSSQPYSPGNLDNAAHLPLSDKEYEENREDELLPSKSQEDAGNEEQGTPHHSQEILMPLSGHSQDQDLLSNANWPPLTSSQESPHNKATWRHSNEPTTREIIDNHDSGYSTRSQASYGPESQEASYTADLSPGHTEVTPPSSSSTSTARLASSRSVGGTGSQSNLRGGKSKGHRGSKEDIKNTSPPGSKTSLFKSNEGRYDPRQRTESLPHGNRYHDYPGPTGMDMPPGRFPRANMYSGFSYDGRPYPPHPPFEARVYPPSDFAPYGSWSYDMYHRQQYLMANRRPMEMQQQRDRARTVSTERLDQVGGYPGNRGSYYGNGYRQGIEEEFLSQPNPTFVPPMAGFDPRFPMNGGPSPGVILSQPAMMGGGRSMYGGGGDSLERRGGGARRHGYSIDDDLDNLDEMDEVEGEVHSGKGRGRPSPFQRDTRKSMFRDGSLYSQWMERCYEYDIQGEDELPEYAGNSQRSRSPSPTPPTDHTPHGDDESDEDDEFGNIHIVELHKGVESLGVYLTHYTSPDGRDLGVFIGDMMSNGFAAQSGKLQHQDRILACNGVDFTKEMTNSRVEEVFTQMSKEPLLRMAISRGAQSDLPYMLVPPEVGVVPEGGIKVETEPETPSTPKIVSNSSQPPSLTLTNTRQIGIKHAITLTKTTPTSSLGFGVTSRDVMTDNKSVPIYIKSITSGTPAFIDGRLRIGDRLLEVNRREVTGLARVEVVSLLREPRTEVDIVVSRQETIDEQEADEPRPSDTPPVATTVGKTVLTLDIHLSNTGSAGLGVTVYGRTTLGSGKKTGDMGIYIKSIVPGGAAALDGRLRKNDQLLCVNKEGLLGCSNQQALDKLRTALAKASSVGEGGVANSNVELVVARRMGNPGSSQSPSMAALGEEPEEEEKVEEDKGREVGIDVPIDARPHPAVSMHSLTTQSPVDSRHGDGRMERLLSQTSLDHTDARTKDRGSRGVSGSPLIRHRGQEVAEMVAVKDHSLQPRQPTLKRAEELMGSGEFDRLEPLLPHSPRSSHSAHSSHSAHSTLSPRQPRVRRDLEQSTELRNRPITPQSPVTTTQMHDKLRSWYDDAAASVLPSVDPRVRSTSLDRHRPPPRDYVTPDNRGQRSHNKPEPSAFYPYQRQDEMPYRYRAHTSTDLQGVVQRGVTSPSDIELQLSSGQSSREGSIHRSQYPTQYPGPTNQSYGGDNAPTRGSGRKDRNRPERGSGRHQTTAQYSSSSASVSPSISLMMSSSDIIGGSPLTNGYATLPRAGSRLSEQEIPIGQSNADASSTCSLDRLRFSDTESNAAFRRDEPGRISITKKTKKNPRQDFAHMHLNNVEPLVEGEAPVLMRTGSDGCLNESAGVRLLQASLGTMELGPQLGLAKSSSLESLHNVMHHTIKMDVVDDGSDIRNRTTRASFDRAVDRSYDNATPTTADEQQRVSFDHDVSSSVPAVMSYTKNPSSRKGGKKPGFFKKVFTKSKKGKTGGKKERPASISSPASLHKRGSSVDIILDQENFSEAEKELLRTGFTIPIRLGDDSVDDIRIPGDSRYGNSGGSEPQRHSMPIIDDYDSPSSPTNDEDALMSTMAKV; the protein is encoded by the exons ATGCCTATGCGAGTACACATGGTATTTGGAGATACCTCCATTCTAGTGCCGTGTGGAGACGGCAAGCTGACAGTTGCAGAGCTAGTGGAAAAGGGTGTTGTCAAATTCAAGAAGTTCATTGCTACCAAG cacCCCGAGGATGTGGTTGAGGTACGCAGTGTGCGACTGATAGAGAGTGAATCACTCGTGGATGAAGATGACGAAGTAGCGGACGTTCTAGAAGATAAAGACACG gtggtcTTGGATTATGTCTACTACCCTCACAGAGACGGCAATGGCAACTCTCTCAACAGTATTTCTGATGACTCAGCAATCGTTGGCTCTTCCTCACAGCCGTACTCTCCCGGTAACCTTGACAATGCCGCCCACCTCCCACTCTCCGACAAAGAGTACGAGGAAAATAGAGAAGACGAACTACTTCCATCAAAGTCACAAGAGGACGCTGGAAATGaag agcaagGGACCCCCCACCACAGTCAGGAGATACTCATGCCCCTCAGTGGTCACTCTCAAGATCAAGACCTCCTCTCCAATGCTAACTGGCCCCCACTAACCAGCTCACAGGAGAGCCCTCACAACAAGGCCACCTGGCGTCACTCAAATGAACCCACCACTCGAGAGATTATTGATAACCATGACTCAGGTTATAGCACCCGATCTCAAGCTAGCTACGGCCCTGAATCACAAGAAGCTTCTTACACGGCTGATCTGTCCCCTGGGCACACGGAAGTGACACCACCAAGTAGCAGTAGCACTTCCACCGCTCGACTGGCTTCATCACGCAGTGTGGGGGGTACTGGTAGCCAATCTAACCTCAGGGGAGGAAAGTCCAAAGGTCATAGAGGCAGCAAAGAAGATATAAAGAACACAAGTCCACCGGGTTCGAAAACATCACTATTCAAATCAAATGAAGGACG ATACGACCCTAGACAACGTACAGAAAGTCTTCCCCATGGAAACCGTTACCATGACTACCCAGGGCCGACAGGAATGGATATGCCTCCAGGACGCTTTCCCAGAGCAA acaTGTACAGTGGGTTCTCATACGATGGCCGACCctacccaccccacccccccttTGAGGCTCGTGTCTACCCACCCTCGGACTTTGCACCCTACGGCAGTTGGTCCTATGACATGTACCATAGACAACAATATCTAATGGCCAACCGTCGACCAATGGAAATGCAGCAACAACGTGACAGGGCACGAACAGTCAGTACAGAGCGGCTAGACCAAGTGGGCGGCTATCCAGGCAACAGGGGCAGTTACTATGGCAACGGTTATCGGCAAGGAATAGAGGAAGAGTTTCTGTCACAACCTAATCCAACGTTTGTACCACCAATGGCCGG GTTTGATCCTCGTTTTCCTATGAATGGTGGACCGTCACCAGGGGTAATCCTCTCCCAGCCGGCCATGATGGGAGGTGGGCGTAGCATGTACGGGGGCGGAGGAGACTCGTTGGAACGCAGAGGGGGTGGGGCCAGGAGGCATGGCTACTCTATAGATGATGACCTTGATAATCTGGACGAGATGGATGAGGTGGAGGGAGAGGTCCACTCTGGCAAG GGTCGTGGTCGACCGAGTCCCTTCCAGCGAGACACACGCAAGAGCATGTTTCGTGATGGCAGTCTCTATTCTCAGTGGATGGAGCGTTGCTATGAGTACGACATTCAG GGTGAAGATGAGTTACCTGAATATGCGGGCAATTCTCAAAGGTCACGGAGTCCATCACCCACCCCTCCTACTGACCATACCCCCCATGGAGACGACGAATCAGATGAGGATGATGAATTTGGCAATATCCACATAGTTGAGCTGCACAAGGGAGTGGAGTCACTGGGAGTCTACCTTACTCACTACACATCACCTGATGGACG ggacctGGGCGTATTCATCGGTGATATGATGAGTAATGGCTTTGCTGCACAGTCTGGTAAACTACAGCATCAAGATCGCATCCTAGCTTGTAATGGAGTAGACTTCACCAAAGAAATGACCAACTCTAGAGTCGAAGAAGTCTTCACACAGATGTCCAAAGAGCCGCTATTAAGAATGGCAATCAGTCGAGGGGCTCAGAGCGATCTACCATATATGCTCGTACCAccggaagtgggtgtggtcccaGAGGGTGGGATCAAAGTGGAGACAGAACCTGAGACACCCAGTACACCAAAAATAG tgtctaactcatcgCAGCCGCCATCCCTCACACTCACCAACACACGTCAGATTGGCATCAAGCACGCCATCACACTCAcaaagaccacacccaccagctCGCTCGGCTTCGGTGTGACATCACGTGATGTCATGACTGACAATAAGAGTGTACCAATCTACATCAAGAGCATCACatcag gCACACCTGCATTCATTGATGGTAGACTCAGGATAGGAGATCGCTTGTTGGAGGTGAACAGACGAGAGGTCACTGGATTAGCACGTGTAGAGGTCGTATCGTTGCTACGGGAACCACGGACCGAGGTTGACATTGTCGTGTCCCGGCAAGAAACTATTGACGAACAAGAAGCCGATGAA CCACGCCCCTCTGACACGCCCCCTGTTGCTACTACGGTGGGTAAGACTGTGCTGACTCTGGATATCCATCTCTCCAACACTGGCTCTGCTGGTCTGGGGGTCACTGTGTATGGACGTACCACACTGGGGTCTGGCAAGAAGACTGGGGACATGGGCATCTATATCAAGAGCATTGTACCAGGAGGAGCAGCCGCCctc gacggACGACTGCGTAAGAACGACCAGCTCCTGTGTGTCAACAAGGAAGGTCTACTCGGCTGCTCTAATCAACAAGCACTGGATAAGCTACGCACTGCCCTGGCTAAGGCCTCTAGTGTCGGTGAAGGAGGCGTGGCTAACAGCAATGTAGAGCTGGTGGTGGCCAGGAGAATGGGCAATCCAGGCAGTTCTCAGTCTCCGTCAATGGCCGCCTTAGGGGAGGAGCCAGAGGAGGAG GAGAAGGTCGAAGAAGACAAAGGTCGAGAGGTCGGCATTGATGTTCCAATTGATGCCCGCCCTCACCCAGCTGTGTCCATGCACTCGTTGACCACACAGAGCCCCGTGGATAGTCGTCATGGCGATGGACGAATGGAGAGACTGCTATCACAGACTTCACTAGACCACACGGATGCTCGGACAAA agatCGTGGCAGTCGTGGTGTATCAGGGTCACCACTCATACGCCACAGAGGTCAAGAGGTCGCGGAGATGGTAGCAGTCAAGGACCACTCGTTGCAACCACGGCAACCAACATTGAAACGAGCAGAAG AATTGATGGGCAGTGGAGAGTTTGATCGTCTTGAGCCACTACTCCCACACTCTCCTCGCTCCTCACACTCTGCCCACTCCTCACactccgcccactccacccTCTCTCCCCGGCAACCTCGCGTGAGACGAGACCTTGAACAATCTACAGAGCTCAGGAATCGACCAATCACACCGCAGTCACCAGTAACAACAACACAgatgcat GACAAGCTGAGGTCATGGTACGATGATGCAGCTGCCTCCGTGTTGCCGAGTGTGGACCCTCGTGTTAGGAGCACCTCCCTCGATAGGCACCGCCCACCACCAAG AGACTACGTCACGCCAGATAacaggggtcaaaggtcacacAATAAGCCAGAGCCGTCAGCTTTCTATCCTTACCAAAGA caggaTGAGATGCCCTATAGATATCGTGCCCACACGTCCACTGACCTCCAGGGGGTGGTCCAGAGAGGCGTGACCTCTCCCTCAGATATAGAGCTACAACTGTCatcaggtcaaagttcacgTGAGGGTAGTATTCACCGGAGTCAATACCCCACTCAATACCCGGGCCCAACCAACCAATCATACGGAGGGGACAATGCTCCCACTAGAGGGTCAG gacGCAAGGATCGTAATCGTCCTGAAAGGGGGAGTGGCCGCCACCAAACCACAGCGCAATACTCGAGTAGTTCGGCATCTGTTAGTCCGTCCATAtcactgatgatgtcatcatctGACATCATTGGGGGAAGTCCCCTCACCAACGGCTACGCTACCCTACCAAG AGCTGGATCACGGTTGAGCGAACAAGAGATTCCCATTGGCCAATCAAATGCTGACGCATCATCGACATGCTCGCTTGATCGACTTCGATTCTCCGACACTGAGAGTAATGCTGCATTTCGTAGAGACGAGCCCGGGAGAATATCCATCACCAAGAAGA CCAAGAAGAATCCTCGACAAGACTTTGCTCACATGCACCTGAACAATGTGGAGCCCCTAGTGGAAGGGGAAGCCCCTGTTCTCATGAGGACTGGCTCTGACGGTTGTCTCAACGAGTCAGCAGGCGTCAGATTGCtacag GCGTCCCTGGGCACCATGGAGCTAGGTCCTCAGTTAGGTCTGGCCAAGAGCAGCAGTCTAGAGTCTCTACACAACGTGATGCATCATACCATCAAGATGGACGTGGTCGACGATGGCTCCGACATCAGAAAcag GACCACTCGAGCTAGTTTTGATAGAGCTGTTGATCGCTCCTATGACAatgccacacccactactgCCGATGAACAGCAGAGAG TGTCCTTTGACCATGACGTCAGCTCATCAGTTCCCGCGGTGATGAGCTACACTAAGAACCCGAGTAGTCGCAAAGGAGGCAAGAAGCCAGGCTTCTTCAAGAAGGTGTTCACCAA GAGCAAGAAAGGCAAGACTGGTGGTAAGAAGGAGCGACCAGCTTCCATCTCCTCACCTGCTAGCCTGCACAAGAGAGGCAGCAGCGTGGATATCATTCTGGATCAGGAGAACTTCTCTGAGGCTGAGAAAGAACTGCTCAGAACTGGCTTCACAATCCCCATTCGACTTGGCGACGATTCCGTTGACGATATCCGTATCCCTGGTGACAGTCGCTATGGAAACAGCGGAGGGTCGGAGCCGCAGAGACACAGCATGCCGATAATCGATGACTACGATAGTCCAAGCTCTCCCACCAACGATGAAGATGCGCTAATGTCAACCATGGCTAAAGTTTAA